A stretch of Thermococcus sp. DNA encodes these proteins:
- a CDS encoding L-fucose/L-arabinose isomerase family protein, producing the protein MIAVVTFTDPRPTALSIEREKALMEKHSTLIEELRKAGFEVLDVNERLGKYEALEAGRNFGIDSMEESFRAGQMIAGRGVSGVIAGIWHWTESNLVTAMVREAKRPLLLYADDDPAWAGTTCVTSVGASLWESSVNEYALNHVRLKGDVEKVKAWARAVEAVARLSRKSLLLWGAPYTLGMEHLMDDLPRLKRIVGDFIMLDQYVLVRRAEKLLSDEKLRVRVEEFYDWLTQETTVEFDDIMLTPEALRRQIAIYLAAKESWGEQADVSAVSIKCQPELSEVYGVTACLIPALFPFSRDAEGKKEVIPATCEGDVKGTISSALLFYLSGKPPLFGDIKYVDDEVVMIANCGASSLYYARLSENPEENLKATTIQGQCQGASGGALTYRTPPAEFTVARLIRRGGEYYILYFLAEGVEITEDMESKLKWGKQWPHTAIKNPLDKETFISAMGANHLSLVPGNYTEELRFTARLWGVKAINLEDSREVKSFLEG; encoded by the coding sequence ATGATAGCCGTAGTAACGTTCACTGACCCCCGGCCAACGGCCCTCTCGATTGAGCGCGAGAAGGCCCTGATGGAGAAGCACTCCACCCTCATCGAGGAGCTGAGAAAGGCCGGCTTTGAAGTTCTCGACGTGAACGAGAGGCTTGGAAAATATGAGGCCCTCGAAGCCGGAAGAAACTTCGGGATAGATTCGATGGAGGAGAGCTTCAGGGCCGGTCAGATGATAGCCGGAAGGGGTGTCAGCGGGGTTATAGCCGGCATATGGCACTGGACGGAGAGCAACCTGGTCACGGCGATGGTGAGAGAAGCGAAGAGGCCGCTACTCCTCTACGCCGACGATGACCCGGCCTGGGCCGGAACCACGTGCGTCACCTCGGTAGGGGCTTCGCTGTGGGAGAGCTCCGTGAACGAGTACGCGCTGAACCACGTCCGCCTCAAGGGCGACGTCGAGAAGGTAAAGGCATGGGCGAGGGCCGTCGAAGCGGTGGCCAGGCTCTCCAGGAAGTCCCTGCTCCTCTGGGGTGCACCGTACACCCTCGGGATGGAGCACCTCATGGACGACCTGCCGAGGCTTAAGAGAATCGTCGGTGACTTCATAATGCTCGACCAGTACGTTCTGGTAAGGAGGGCAGAGAAGCTGCTCTCGGACGAAAAGCTGAGGGTCCGCGTGGAAGAGTTCTACGACTGGCTGACCCAGGAGACGACCGTGGAGTTTGACGACATCATGCTCACACCCGAGGCGTTGAGGAGGCAGATAGCCATCTATCTCGCCGCAAAGGAGAGCTGGGGCGAGCAGGCGGATGTTTCGGCCGTCTCGATAAAGTGCCAGCCGGAGCTGAGCGAGGTTTACGGCGTCACCGCCTGCCTGATTCCCGCGCTGTTCCCGTTCAGCCGCGATGCCGAGGGCAAGAAGGAGGTAATCCCCGCCACCTGCGAGGGCGACGTCAAGGGCACGATAAGCTCGGCGCTCCTCTTCTACCTGAGCGGGAAGCCACCACTCTTCGGGGACATAAAGTACGTGGACGATGAGGTCGTCATGATAGCTAACTGCGGGGCGTCATCGCTCTACTATGCGAGGCTGAGCGAGAACCCCGAGGAGAACCTCAAGGCCACCACGATCCAGGGGCAGTGCCAGGGGGCGAGCGGCGGGGCACTGACGTACAGAACCCCGCCGGCGGAGTTCACCGTGGCGAGGCTCATACGCCGCGGGGGAGAGTACTACATCCTCTACTTCCTCGCGGAGGGCGTCGAGATAACGGAGGATATGGAATCAAAGCTCAAGTGGGGCAAACAGTGGCCGCATACGGCCATAAAGAACCCGCTCGACAAAGAAACCTTCATCTCGGCCATGGGGGCCAACCACCTCTCACTGGTTCCAGGCAACTACACCGAGGAGCTCCGCTTTACCGCGAGGCTCTGGGGGGTAAAGGCAATAAACCTTGAGGACTCAAGGGAGGTAAAATCCTTCCTTGAGGGGTAG
- a CDS encoding thymidine kinase, giving the protein MVHPGGFLEVITGPMFAGKTTELIKRIERQMFAKRKAALFKPAIDNRYSEDEVVAHNGLRYEAFVIPTDEEGVDRIVEITKREGYEVIGIDEVQFFPMTIVEALERLADEGVYVIASGLNLDFKGDPFPVTKELLVRADSIVYLTAVCTVCGRPATRSQRLIDGKPAPRDSPVILVGGSESYEARCREHHEVPNSE; this is encoded by the coding sequence ATGGTTCATCCGGGTGGATTCTTGGAGGTAATCACAGGTCCGATGTTCGCTGGAAAAACGACCGAGCTGATAAAGCGCATCGAGAGGCAGATGTTCGCGAAAAGGAAGGCGGCACTGTTCAAACCGGCCATCGACAACAGGTATTCCGAGGACGAGGTTGTTGCGCACAATGGTCTCCGGTACGAAGCCTTTGTCATTCCGACCGATGAGGAAGGGGTTGACAGGATAGTGGAGATAACAAAGAGAGAGGGCTACGAGGTCATAGGCATTGACGAGGTTCAGTTCTTTCCCATGACCATCGTAGAGGCTCTTGAGAGGCTCGCCGACGAAGGTGTCTACGTCATCGCCAGCGGACTCAACCTGGACTTCAAGGGAGACCCCTTCCCGGTTACGAAAGAGCTCCTCGTGAGGGCGGACAGCATAGTTTACCTCACCGCCGTGTGCACGGTCTGCGGAAGGCCTGCAACGCGGAGCCAGCGCCTCATAGACGGAAAGCCTGCCCCCCGGGATTCACCCGTCATCCTCGTCGGCGGAAGCGAGAGTTACGAGGCCAGATGCAGGGAGCACCACGAGGTTCCTAACTCTGAATGA
- a CDS encoding ArsR family transcriptional regulator: MESNKKMGRLLDILGNETRRRILILLTKRPYFVSELSQELGVGQKAVLEHLRILESAGLIEGRTEKIPRGRPRKYYTIKRGFRLEVLLTPYAFGTEMYEPKAPRQTKEYAQARALIKSTEPTEAKIDELLTFLTEIQERIEEIIRTKQELEEVRLLTETYIENLFRRIAQENEREFERLVKEFRTRLPKKILEDLEDF, translated from the coding sequence ATGGAGTCAAATAAGAAAATGGGAAGGCTGCTTGACATCCTCGGAAACGAGACGCGGCGAAGGATACTCATCCTGCTCACCAAGAGACCGTACTTCGTGAGCGAGCTCAGCCAGGAGCTTGGAGTGGGCCAGAAGGCCGTCCTTGAGCATCTCAGGATACTTGAGAGTGCGGGCCTCATTGAGGGCAGGACGGAGAAAATCCCCCGCGGCAGGCCTAGGAAGTACTACACCATAAAGCGCGGCTTCCGCCTTGAGGTTCTGCTCACGCCCTATGCGTTCGGCACGGAGATGTACGAGCCCAAAGCCCCAAGGCAGACAAAGGAGTACGCTCAGGCCAGAGCGCTCATAAAGTCCACCGAACCGACTGAGGCAAAGATAGATGAGCTGCTGACCTTTCTGACGGAGATACAGGAGAGGATAGAGGAAATCATCAGGACGAAGCAGGAGCTGGAGGAAGTTCGCCTCCTCACGGAGACCTACATTGAGAACCTGTTCCGCCGCATCGCCCAGGAGAACGAGAGGGAATTCGAGAGGCTTGTGAAGGAGTTCAGGACGAGACTTCCAAAGAAAATACTCGAAGACTTGGAAGACTTTTAG
- the thrC gene encoding threonine synthase: MFAAKMVCTGCGEEYSLACGVYKCRKCGSPLDVRYHYEDIAEILQDNDSWFREHPHMWKYWMFLPVSNLRKVVTLNEGGTRLYRVKRLEEKLGISRLYIKNEGENPTGAFKDRGSSVEITKALEFHARRVIVASTGNMAASISAYGAKAGLEVTIVVPEGTPEGKLLQARMYGAKVDVFGKTYDEALAEAERRAAEEGYYLTGNYHFRVEGQKTTGFEIIDQLHFKVPDWIIVPIGAGTHLRAIWKGLKEFRRVGLIDQLPRIAGVQIEGYDAIVRAWETGKPIEKITKKVPTIASAIAVKVPVDGENVLRAIRESGGHLGTVTNEDAAKAGMLLGREGLFVEPSSATALALAEKMREEGVIERGESVVVVATGHGLKDTNTWSRVIQS, translated from the coding sequence ATGTTCGCGGCAAAGATGGTCTGCACAGGGTGCGGTGAGGAGTACTCCCTCGCGTGTGGGGTTTACAAGTGCAGGAAATGCGGCTCCCCATTGGACGTTCGGTATCACTACGAGGATATAGCCGAGATTCTTCAGGATAACGATTCCTGGTTCAGGGAGCACCCCCACATGTGGAAGTACTGGATGTTCCTCCCGGTCTCAAATCTGAGAAAGGTCGTCACCCTGAACGAGGGGGGCACCAGGCTGTACCGCGTAAAACGGCTCGAAGAGAAGCTCGGGATCTCCAGACTGTACATCAAGAACGAGGGTGAAAACCCAACGGGGGCCTTCAAGGACAGGGGTTCAAGCGTCGAAATAACCAAGGCCCTAGAGTTCCATGCTCGGAGGGTCATAGTGGCATCGACGGGCAACATGGCGGCATCCATAAGCGCGTACGGTGCAAAGGCGGGGCTTGAGGTGACGATAGTGGTCCCCGAGGGCACGCCGGAGGGCAAGCTCCTTCAGGCCAGAATGTACGGGGCCAAAGTGGATGTCTTCGGAAAGACCTACGACGAGGCGCTGGCCGAGGCGGAGAGAAGAGCCGCGGAGGAGGGCTACTATCTGACCGGGAACTACCACTTCAGGGTCGAGGGACAAAAGACCACGGGCTTTGAAATCATCGACCAGCTCCATTTCAAGGTTCCCGACTGGATAATAGTGCCCATAGGTGCCGGCACCCACCTGAGGGCCATATGGAAGGGACTCAAAGAGTTCCGGAGGGTCGGCCTGATAGACCAGCTTCCCAGAATAGCGGGAGTTCAGATAGAGGGCTACGACGCAATAGTCAGGGCATGGGAGACCGGAAAACCCATCGAGAAGATAACCAAAAAGGTGCCCACTATTGCGAGCGCCATAGCCGTCAAGGTGCCCGTGGACGGGGAGAACGTTCTCAGGGCAATCAGGGAAAGCGGCGGTCATCTCGGCACAGTTACAAACGAAGACGCCGCCAAAGCCGGAATGCTCCTCGGAAGGGAGGGACTTTTCGTTGAACCATCGTCGGCCACGGCTCTGGCACTCGCTGAAAAGATGCGGGAGGAAGGTGTGATAGAGAGGGGAGAGAGCGTCGTCGTTGTGGCAACCGGGCACGGGCTCAAGGACACGAACACGTGGAGCAGGGTCATTCAGAGTTAG
- a CDS encoding glycoside hydrolase family 130 protein → MSPYEFRFEKLPKPVLSPSDEGFDSKNVYNPAVVKRRGKVVMLYRAEAKGEEITGKIGLALSEDGINFIRHPEPVMEPEYEWESLGVEDPRVVRVGKTYYMTYTGYDGRTARLCIATSKNLLNWKKHGVVFEEFPAQKNTTENWTKSGAILTEKMKSGPFKGHYIMYFGDSNVWLAHSKDLIHWEYEREPVMRPRGHLVEPGPAPILTEDGILLIHSEAFHEDGKLVYYTHAALFDREDPRRLIWRTESPILKPTFDWELHGWVDNVVFAEAMIEHDGKRYLYYGGADRYVGLAIGGWRREGV, encoded by the coding sequence TTGAGCCCCTATGAGTTCAGGTTTGAAAAACTCCCAAAACCCGTGCTTTCCCCGTCAGATGAAGGATTCGACTCAAAGAACGTCTACAACCCTGCGGTGGTCAAGAGGAGGGGAAAGGTGGTCATGCTCTACCGTGCGGAGGCGAAGGGGGAAGAGATAACCGGAAAAATAGGGCTGGCGCTGAGCGAAGACGGCATCAACTTCATCAGGCACCCGGAGCCTGTTATGGAGCCTGAATACGAGTGGGAGAGCCTCGGCGTTGAGGATCCCCGCGTCGTGAGAGTCGGAAAGACCTACTACATGACCTACACCGGCTACGATGGAAGGACGGCACGCCTCTGCATCGCCACCTCGAAGAACCTGCTGAACTGGAAGAAGCACGGGGTGGTTTTTGAGGAGTTCCCGGCTCAGAAAAACACCACCGAGAACTGGACCAAGAGCGGGGCGATACTGACGGAAAAGATGAAGTCCGGTCCGTTCAAGGGACATTACATAATGTACTTCGGTGACTCCAATGTCTGGCTTGCCCATTCAAAGGACCTCATCCACTGGGAGTACGAGAGGGAGCCCGTCATGAGGCCGAGGGGGCACCTCGTTGAGCCCGGACCCGCACCAATCCTCACGGAGGACGGGATACTCCTGATACACAGCGAAGCCTTCCACGAGGACGGGAAGCTCGTCTACTACACGCACGCGGCCCTCTTCGACCGCGAAGACCCGAGAAGGCTCATCTGGAGAACCGAGAGCCCAATCCTCAAGCCGACCTTCGACTGGGAGCTCCACGGATGGGTTGACAACGTGGTGTTCGCGGAGGCCATGATAGAACACGATGGAAAACGCTACCTCTACTACGGCGGCGCCGATAGGTACGTGGGGCTCGCAATCGGCGGGTGGAGAAGGGAAGGTGTTTAA
- a CDS encoding DUF371 domain-containing protein, with product MLREVIHCRGHENVRATHKSTLEFTKEDYLTPRGDCILCIGADKGIDDLSDEFKAALRAGKKLLIRIKVGELVDEVLAEGSPGLVLDHPCSMVVRKSEYIDARTLAIRANKAARDIDRKIVELLKSPRTTAEVELIILD from the coding sequence ATGCTGAGGGAAGTCATCCATTGCAGGGGCCACGAGAACGTCAGGGCGACGCATAAATCCACCCTTGAGTTCACGAAGGAGGACTATCTCACACCCCGCGGGGACTGCATACTCTGCATCGGGGCGGATAAGGGAATAGACGACCTCAGCGATGAGTTTAAAGCCGCCCTGAGGGCCGGAAAGAAGCTTCTCATCAGGATAAAAGTTGGAGAACTGGTGGACGAGGTTCTCGCCGAGGGGAGTCCGGGGCTGGTGCTTGACCACCCCTGTTCGATGGTCGTCCGGAAGAGCGAGTACATCGACGCCAGAACCCTCGCGATAAGGGCGAACAAGGCCGCAAGGGACATTGACAGGAAAATAGTGGAGCTCCTGAAGAGCCCCAGAACCACCGCCGAGGTTGAGCTGATAATCCTAGATTAA
- a CDS encoding glycogen debranching N-terminal domain-containing protein — MRTILAGNGAFVLSDERGDMPSHYDGFYFLDTRFVRRARLETFPEPGFIGASSTFTRAVSHFSLGERGILVRLRTLDGIYEERFSFYNTSPEPLRVEVRYSYEAPLEDIFQVRGFMGLTGGEAIAPAGGAHLKESPAGRRSLFIETNMERNGSVLRAKLTIPPLEKAVLYVRFIPKIEGRVSEILAEKRKTIKNVAFTGSPAIDGIFERAVENINALTLFTRFGPVPLAGIPYFACPFGRDAIITSLFLLPYYPEYAAGTLRLFGRLQGRGTNPKNEEEPGKIPHEFRLGELAQSGKVPFAPYYGTVDATPLYVALAGEYLRWTGNREVIEELRPNLTAAVEWMLGKLEDDGYITYVPGILGNKGWKDSKDGIVDENGSVPEPPIALVEVQGYAYWALKLAGELELTDIAEKTLLTEAERLRRRFNRDFWVGGYYALALDGEGRPLRVVSSNMGHLLLTGIAEHDEELAERLFQPDMLSRYGIRTLSTREKAYNPFSYHRGSVWPHDNALIALGLSRIGRTDLAKELADRIFAAAKLLPERELPELYSGLNELVPVPRANSPQVWSAASVFAFVTAALGMEAGDGLTLRPAEGMNIVLRGASFGGRRYLVVADGGVSVEPL, encoded by the coding sequence ATGAGAACCATCCTGGCTGGCAACGGGGCCTTCGTCCTGAGCGATGAGAGGGGGGACATGCCCTCCCATTACGACGGCTTTTATTTTCTCGACACCCGGTTCGTCAGGAGGGCAAGGCTTGAGACGTTTCCAGAACCGGGCTTCATCGGGGCATCCTCGACGTTCACCCGGGCGGTTTCGCACTTCTCCCTCGGCGAACGTGGAATTCTGGTGAGGCTGAGAACGCTGGACGGGATTTACGAGGAAAGATTCTCTTTCTACAACACCTCCCCCGAACCGCTCAGGGTCGAGGTCAGATACTCCTACGAGGCGCCCCTGGAGGACATATTCCAGGTCAGGGGCTTCATGGGGCTGACGGGTGGAGAGGCGATAGCCCCAGCGGGGGGAGCGCACCTGAAGGAGAGCCCAGCTGGAAGGAGGAGCCTCTTCATTGAGACCAACATGGAAAGGAATGGAAGCGTCCTGAGGGCGAAGCTCACGATACCGCCCCTCGAAAAGGCCGTCCTCTACGTCCGCTTCATCCCGAAAATCGAAGGCAGGGTCTCGGAGATACTAGCTGAGAAAAGAAAAACGATAAAAAACGTTGCCTTCACCGGCTCACCCGCTATCGACGGGATATTTGAAAGGGCCGTCGAGAACATTAACGCCCTGACGCTCTTCACCCGCTTCGGGCCGGTTCCCCTAGCAGGTATTCCGTACTTCGCCTGTCCCTTCGGAAGGGACGCGATAATAACCTCACTCTTTCTCCTGCCGTACTACCCGGAATACGCCGCCGGCACGCTGAGGCTCTTCGGGCGGCTCCAGGGAAGGGGGACCAACCCAAAGAACGAGGAAGAACCCGGAAAGATACCGCACGAGTTCCGCCTTGGGGAGCTCGCCCAGTCCGGAAAGGTTCCCTTCGCCCCTTACTACGGCACTGTCGATGCCACCCCACTCTACGTGGCGCTGGCGGGCGAGTACCTGCGCTGGACCGGGAACAGAGAAGTGATTGAGGAACTGAGGCCAAACCTCACCGCCGCCGTCGAGTGGATGCTTGGAAAGCTCGAAGATGACGGCTACATAACCTACGTTCCTGGGATACTCGGCAACAAGGGGTGGAAGGATTCAAAAGATGGGATAGTTGACGAAAACGGAAGCGTCCCTGAGCCACCGATAGCGCTCGTCGAGGTGCAGGGCTACGCCTACTGGGCGCTCAAACTTGCGGGGGAGCTTGAGCTGACAGACATCGCTGAGAAGACCCTCCTCACGGAGGCGGAGCGGCTCAGAAGAAGGTTCAACCGCGACTTCTGGGTCGGCGGCTACTACGCCCTCGCGCTGGACGGGGAGGGAAGGCCACTCAGGGTCGTCTCCTCGAACATGGGGCATCTGCTCCTGACTGGGATAGCGGAGCACGATGAGGAACTCGCAGAGAGGCTCTTCCAGCCGGACATGCTTTCCCGGTACGGGATAAGAACCCTCAGTACCAGAGAGAAAGCCTACAACCCGTTCAGCTACCACAGAGGAAGCGTGTGGCCGCACGACAACGCGCTGATAGCCCTAGGACTGTCTAGAATCGGAAGGACAGACCTCGCAAAGGAGCTGGCCGATAGGATTTTTGCGGCCGCGAAGCTTCTGCCGGAAAGGGAGCTTCCGGAGCTGTACAGCGGCCTGAACGAGCTCGTTCCCGTCCCGAGGGCTAACTCCCCCCAGGTTTGGAGCGCGGCGAGCGTTTTTGCATTCGTTACGGCCGCGCTGGGAATGGAGGCGGGGGACGGGCTCACCCTCCGGCCGGCGGAGGGAATGAACATCGTCCTGAGGGGTGCTTCATTCGGGGGAAGGAGATACCTCGTAGTTGCTGACGGAGGTGTTAGCGTTGAGCCCCTATGA
- a CDS encoding 30S ribosomal protein S17e gives MGNIKQTFIKRVARELFDRYPNEFTRDFEHNKKKVEELTNVTSKTIRNRIAGYITRLVRMKEEGKML, from the coding sequence ATGGGAAACATCAAGCAGACGTTCATCAAGAGGGTTGCCCGCGAGCTGTTTGACCGCTACCCGAACGAGTTCACCAGGGACTTCGAGCACAACAAGAAAAAGGTCGAGGAGCTCACCAACGTCACCAGCAAGACCATCAGGAACAGGATAGCAGGCTACATAACCAGGCTCGTGAGGATGAAGGAAGAGGGCAAGATGCTCTGA